A part of Corynebacterium mustelae genomic DNA contains:
- a CDS encoding MFS transporter, with product MASRKHLFAFPAYRRLMAGQTASTLGSSVSTFALFIYTFDTTGSASLAATVSSLSVIATLLVSVPAGAWIDKINPLSAIFVSVWCGLITTTAAVCLHYFLGTIPAGFLCAISFLLGSATALFAPAERAVIKRMIPPELLGTAMAINQTRYSIGTVGGPLVGAVLYAREKAAAFGFDLITYIFAAWMFRSIPYVHVPQVHDLELDTTGNYRVVITWIKSNPLLCTVVWFTPILNFAMSGSLNSVYVMIAHNPTGSTQLGWFQSSYGLCGLLGSFIATAIVARVRGGVILCCCAVIFAMVFLIAPWLDGWLPAAGVFGCFALALPCFNAVLSGYFVIAVPHHYVGKATAIMVVTAMGFMPLGMWISGILIEIYSPAVSFYCFAAVFTIAVIGFLATPAVRYLPVLREIPSGTTHQGNQ from the coding sequence ATGGCGTCTAGGAAACACCTTTTCGCGTTTCCTGCTTATCGACGCCTTATGGCTGGCCAAACAGCCAGCACTTTAGGTTCCAGCGTTTCTACGTTCGCGCTTTTTATCTACACCTTTGACACAACTGGCTCCGCGTCGCTTGCAGCAACCGTGAGTAGTCTTAGCGTCATCGCCACCTTATTGGTGTCAGTTCCGGCTGGTGCATGGATCGATAAAATCAATCCACTATCGGCGATTTTCGTCTCCGTTTGGTGTGGGCTTATCACCACCACGGCTGCTGTCTGCCTGCATTATTTCCTTGGCACTATACCAGCGGGATTTTTATGTGCGATTTCATTCCTGTTGGGCAGTGCCACTGCGCTTTTCGCCCCTGCGGAACGTGCCGTAATAAAACGAATGATCCCGCCGGAACTTCTAGGAACAGCAATGGCTATTAATCAGACGCGCTATTCCATTGGAACTGTGGGCGGCCCATTGGTTGGTGCAGTGTTATACGCGCGCGAAAAAGCGGCAGCTTTCGGTTTCGACCTAATCACCTATATTTTCGCTGCATGGATGTTTCGTTCCATTCCCTATGTCCACGTACCGCAGGTTCATGATTTAGAACTGGACACAACAGGTAACTATCGTGTTGTCATTACCTGGATTAAATCCAATCCACTGCTGTGCACGGTTGTCTGGTTTACACCCATTTTAAATTTCGCAATGTCAGGCAGTCTCAATTCTGTATATGTGATGATCGCCCACAATCCAACCGGCAGCACTCAGCTAGGGTGGTTTCAATCTAGCTATGGCTTATGTGGATTGCTGGGTTCTTTTATCGCAACCGCGATCGTCGCTCGTGTCCGCGGGGGTGTAATTCTGTGTTGCTGCGCCGTTATTTTTGCCATGGTTTTTCTTATTGCCCCCTGGCTTGATGGTTGGCTACCTGCCGCAGGGGTATTTGGGTGTTTTGCCTTAGCATTGCCATGTTTTAATGCGGTGCTCAGTGGATATTTTGTCATCGCGGTTCCGCACCACTATGTGGGCAAAGCCACTGCCATCATGGTCGTTACCGCAATGGGTTTTATGCCCCTAGGGATGTGGATTTCTGGCATCCTCATTGAAATCTATTCACCCGCGGTTTCTTTCTATTGTTTCGCAGCCGTTTTCACCATAGCCGTCATCGGGTTCTTGGCCACCCCAGCGGTTCGTTACCTTCCTGTTCTTCGAGAAATCCCATCTGGCACCACACATCAGGGCAATCAGTAA
- a CDS encoding MarR family winged helix-turn-helix transcriptional regulator gives MPTPRSPIDSIAEAKRNWQAHGWADAASGMATITATIRVAQLLRHRAEEILEPFGISFSRYELLALLMFSRTGALPMSKASTRLNVPPASVTHTVGRLEKEGLVKRIPDPNDGRGTLVSITDQGITLVNAATPELNKFFTDFGLDSDDCDQLFALCNTLRDALGENIEK, from the coding sequence ATGCCAACGCCTCGTTCCCCCATAGATTCCATTGCCGAAGCAAAACGCAATTGGCAGGCCCACGGCTGGGCGGATGCCGCCTCTGGCATGGCCACCATCACTGCCACCATTCGGGTAGCCCAGTTGCTGCGGCATCGTGCTGAAGAAATCCTTGAGCCGTTTGGTATCAGTTTTTCCCGCTATGAGTTGCTAGCCTTACTAATGTTCTCTCGCACCGGTGCTTTGCCCATGTCAAAAGCAAGCACCCGGCTCAACGTGCCGCCCGCCTCAGTGACGCACACCGTGGGACGGTTGGAAAAGGAAGGTTTAGTAAAACGCATCCCTGATCCCAACGACGGACGGGGCACCCTTGTATCGATCACCGATCAAGGTATTACCCTGGTCAACGCCGCCACGCCTGAGTTAAACAAGTTCTTCACGGACTTCGGGCTTGATTCTGACGACTGCGACCAGCTATTCGCCCTCTGCAACACATTGCGGGACGCGCTGGGCGAAAACATCGAAAAGTGA
- a CDS encoding AMP-binding protein, whose amino-acid sequence MTDATTTNTEQFKAARDFLVKNREDYDAARAGFEWPRFEKFNFALDWFDYLGTDEAYRDREALVICEIDGSQTRRTFAELSRRSSQLANWLTEVGVERGDRVMLMLNNQVELWESMLACIKAGFVLNPATAMLGEADLQDRTERADISWVIANGDDAAKFEAVTGDFTVIQVGDDPNAQDAHPTLRYSDSYNASETYIPTQETDANETLLLYFTSGTTSKAKLVEHTHTSYPVGHLTTMYWIGLAPGDVHLNVAAPGWAKHAWSNFFAPWIAGATVFLYNYARFDAAALMATMDAEGVTSFCAPPTVWRMLAQADLSRLQKPPTKLVAAGEPLNPEMIAQVEKAWGTTIRDGFGQTESSVQIANTPGQPVKPGSMGRPLPGMDVVLVDPVTGEVSNHGEICMRIDPRPVGLTPGYFGDPEKNADTFRDGFYHSGDIAEQDEDGYITYIGRGDDVFKASDYRLSPFELESAVIEHEAVAEVAVVPSPDPIRLAVPKAYVVLAAGFEPTAETAESILKHCREALAPYKRIRRLEFHDLPKTVSGKIRRVDLRKREIEIHANDPDAAKVGAEFCDADFPSLKG is encoded by the coding sequence ATGACTGACGCAACCACAACCAACACCGAACAATTCAAAGCCGCTCGCGACTTCCTCGTTAAAAACCGAGAAGATTACGATGCCGCCCGCGCAGGATTCGAGTGGCCCCGATTTGAAAAATTTAACTTCGCACTGGATTGGTTCGACTACCTCGGCACCGATGAAGCATATCGGGATCGCGAAGCTCTGGTCATTTGTGAAATCGACGGTAGTCAAACCCGCCGGACCTTTGCCGAACTGTCACGCCGCTCGTCACAGCTTGCCAATTGGCTCACCGAAGTAGGCGTAGAACGCGGCGATCGGGTAATGCTCATGCTCAATAACCAAGTGGAGCTGTGGGAATCCATGTTGGCGTGCATCAAAGCAGGTTTTGTCCTCAACCCAGCCACCGCCATGCTTGGTGAAGCAGACCTCCAGGACCGTACCGAACGTGCAGATATTTCTTGGGTCATTGCTAACGGCGACGACGCCGCCAAATTCGAGGCCGTCACCGGTGATTTTACTGTGATCCAGGTCGGTGACGATCCAAATGCCCAAGATGCCCACCCAACCTTGCGGTACTCCGATTCCTACAACGCGAGTGAAACCTACATCCCGACCCAGGAAACGGATGCTAACGAAACCCTGTTGCTGTATTTCACCTCCGGCACTACGTCCAAGGCAAAACTGGTGGAGCACACCCACACGTCCTATCCAGTAGGTCATCTCACAACCATGTATTGGATCGGGTTGGCTCCAGGCGATGTGCATTTGAATGTGGCCGCACCAGGCTGGGCCAAGCATGCATGGTCAAACTTCTTTGCCCCGTGGATCGCAGGTGCAACCGTGTTCCTCTACAACTATGCGCGTTTCGACGCCGCTGCGCTGATGGCGACCATGGATGCTGAAGGCGTTACCTCGTTCTGCGCCCCACCAACGGTGTGGCGCATGCTTGCACAGGCCGACCTTTCCCGGCTACAGAAACCGCCTACAAAGCTGGTGGCGGCTGGTGAACCCCTCAATCCGGAAATGATCGCCCAGGTTGAAAAGGCGTGGGGAACCACCATCAGGGATGGTTTCGGCCAAACTGAATCCTCGGTCCAGATTGCCAACACTCCAGGCCAGCCCGTCAAACCAGGTTCGATGGGCCGTCCACTTCCAGGCATGGATGTTGTCTTGGTTGATCCGGTCACCGGTGAAGTATCCAACCACGGCGAGATCTGTATGCGCATTGATCCACGCCCAGTCGGTCTCACTCCCGGTTATTTCGGTGATCCAGAGAAAAACGCTGATACATTCCGGGATGGTTTCTACCACTCCGGCGATATCGCGGAGCAGGACGAAGACGGGTACATCACGTACATCGGCCGCGGCGACGATGTATTCAAAGCTTCCGATTACCGACTGTCCCCCTTTGAGTTGGAATCCGCAGTCATTGAGCACGAAGCCGTGGCCGAGGTCGCCGTGGTGCCGTCGCCCGACCCAATTCGTCTCGCCGTCCCTAAGGCATATGTGGTGCTGGCAGCCGGTTTTGAACCGACTGCTGAAACCGCTGAGTCGATTCTCAAGCACTGCCGCGAAGCACTCGCACCGTATAAGCGCATTCGCCGTTTGGAGTTCCATGACCTGCCTAAGACTGTGTCCGGAAAGATCCGCCGCGTTGATCTGCGCAAGCGGGAAATCGAAATCCACGCTAATGACCCAGATGCCGCAAAGGTCGGCGCGGAATTCTGTGACGCCGACTTCCCATCGCTGAAGGGTTAA
- a CDS encoding TetR/AcrR family transcriptional regulator: MTAKTQLETSNTDNSPATLTPRQRALFSDILQSFLSDGFETFTIDGATKKFHCSKSTIYSLGRSRDEVIRRILISFFREVTRRTDLALRNYKSPKSALENYFHAIGNALEPASAAFMRDLAKEAVAREIYDTNTKAATRKIADLIEKGIATGDFNTENPDFIAALIATGLEQIQQGVFSELIDAHQAYRQFGTLLLHGLTGN, from the coding sequence ATGACCGCAAAAACCCAGCTTGAAACTTCAAATACAGACAATTCACCCGCCACCCTCACCCCCAGACAACGGGCACTATTTAGCGATATTCTTCAATCATTCCTTTCCGACGGCTTTGAAACCTTCACCATTGATGGTGCCACGAAAAAATTTCACTGCTCCAAATCGACCATTTACTCATTGGGACGTAGCCGAGATGAAGTGATTCGACGGATTCTTATTAGCTTCTTCCGGGAAGTAACTCGCCGCACAGATCTAGCGCTGCGCAACTACAAGTCACCCAAATCCGCACTTGAAAACTACTTTCACGCGATTGGCAATGCGCTGGAACCAGCGAGTGCAGCCTTCATGCGGGATTTAGCTAAAGAGGCGGTGGCCAGGGAAATCTACGACACAAACACCAAAGCCGCAACAAGAAAGATTGCCGATCTCATCGAGAAAGGAATCGCCACCGGGGATTTTAATACAGAAAATCCCGATTTCATTGCGGCCCTTATTGCCACCGGTCTCGAACAAATCCAGCAGGGGGTATTTTCGGAATTAATCGACGCCCACCAGGCTTATCGGCAGTTCGGCACCCTGTTACTTCATGGACTAACGGGCAACTAA
- a CDS encoding acyl-CoA dehydrogenase family protein — MAPILSTSLPGCEYLDSIPFPHADFFGVADRLTPEEQEKLQEIHTFLQTEIRPVAGEYWDREEFPFHLLEKLADLGLGELEFSGYSRLFKGLVYAEVTRADVSLSALVGIHNELVLELVHNLGSDEHRDRWIAGLRKFKKIGCFALTEPDHGSDIAGGLATTATRTDEGWVINGKKRWIGGGTFADFAIVFARDVADGEVKGFIVELDRPGVTKEKIARKMGLRIMQNADLGFNDVVIPHDNLLPGAESFKATNTYLKNSRAWVGWQGAGIQLGIFDKAREFALKREQFGKPIAKFQLIQEALSKILGNATASLSMMAQLAWVQSEGRLEMPYAALAKATTTRLARESAAAGRAIGGGDGILTQNDLSKMLNDVEILFTYEGTYEINSLIVGRAITGQSAFV, encoded by the coding sequence ATGGCACCGATACTTTCCACCAGTCTTCCCGGCTGCGAGTACCTCGATAGCATTCCGTTCCCCCACGCAGATTTTTTCGGTGTAGCCGACCGGCTTACTCCAGAAGAACAGGAAAAGCTGCAGGAAATCCATACCTTCTTACAAACCGAAATCCGGCCCGTTGCAGGCGAATACTGGGACCGGGAAGAATTTCCGTTCCACCTTTTGGAAAAACTCGCCGACCTTGGTTTAGGGGAATTGGAATTTTCCGGCTATTCCCGCCTTTTCAAAGGCCTCGTTTACGCCGAAGTAACCCGGGCAGATGTGTCGCTTTCGGCGCTGGTGGGAATCCACAATGAACTGGTTCTGGAACTGGTCCACAACCTAGGTTCGGATGAACACCGCGACAGGTGGATTGCGGGTTTAAGAAAGTTCAAGAAGATTGGCTGCTTCGCGCTCACGGAACCAGACCACGGTTCTGATATTGCCGGTGGATTGGCCACCACTGCGACCCGCACAGACGAAGGTTGGGTAATCAACGGTAAGAAACGGTGGATTGGTGGCGGAACTTTCGCTGACTTTGCCATCGTTTTCGCTCGTGACGTTGCCGATGGCGAAGTGAAAGGTTTCATCGTTGAACTGGACCGACCTGGGGTAACCAAAGAGAAAATCGCCCGGAAAATGGGGCTCCGCATTATGCAAAATGCCGACCTTGGGTTCAATGATGTCGTCATTCCGCACGACAATCTGCTGCCTGGAGCGGAGTCTTTCAAAGCAACGAACACTTACCTGAAAAACTCCCGCGCCTGGGTGGGGTGGCAAGGTGCTGGCATTCAATTAGGGATTTTCGATAAAGCCCGCGAGTTCGCCCTAAAACGTGAACAGTTTGGAAAACCAATCGCGAAATTCCAATTGATCCAAGAGGCCCTTTCGAAGATCCTCGGCAACGCCACCGCATCTTTAAGCATGATGGCGCAGCTGGCATGGGTGCAGTCCGAAGGCAGGTTGGAAATGCCCTATGCGGCTTTGGCGAAAGCCACCACGACCAGATTGGCCCGCGAATCAGCCGCAGCGGGTCGTGCTATTGGTGGCGGTGACGGCATTTTAACCCAAAACGATCTGTCCAAAATGCTCAATGACGTGGAGATTCTCTTCACCTACGAAGGCACCTACGAAATTAATTCCCTCATCGTCGGCCGGGCGATCACCGGTCAGTCGGCATTCGTTTAA
- a CDS encoding SDR family NAD(P)-dependent oxidoreductase, with protein sequence MKVTDGNFSAVVTGGASGLGAATARMLADAGVTVLAFDLESSIAKARETGTAKESITYLPIDVTDFEQVKAGVEQAAALAPLRVAVNCAGICPSMRIVGRNGSHDPKLFATTINVNLIGTFNVLNAAAGVMSSQEPVDADGQRGVIINTASVAAFEGQIGQAAYAASKGGVHSLAICAARDLAGVGVRVVAIAPGIVETPMMASISDEYRTELENLVQFPKRMAKPEEYAALVAAIVDNGYLNGETIRIDGALRMPPR encoded by the coding sequence ATGAAAGTTACTGATGGAAATTTCTCCGCAGTGGTCACCGGTGGTGCATCGGGTTTGGGCGCTGCCACTGCTCGTATGCTTGCCGACGCCGGGGTCACCGTTCTAGCCTTCGACTTAGAGTCTAGCATCGCCAAAGCGCGCGAAACCGGCACCGCCAAGGAGTCGATTACCTACCTGCCTATCGACGTCACCGATTTCGAACAGGTCAAGGCGGGTGTGGAACAAGCCGCCGCACTCGCACCACTTCGGGTGGCAGTCAACTGCGCCGGAATCTGCCCATCCATGCGAATCGTCGGCCGCAACGGCTCCCACGATCCGAAATTGTTCGCCACCACTATAAATGTCAACTTGATCGGCACCTTCAACGTGTTAAACGCGGCCGCCGGGGTAATGTCCAGCCAAGAACCTGTCGACGCCGATGGGCAACGCGGCGTGATCATTAATACCGCATCCGTCGCGGCATTTGAGGGGCAGATCGGCCAGGCCGCCTATGCGGCGTCGAAAGGCGGGGTGCATTCCCTCGCCATCTGTGCTGCCCGGGATCTTGCCGGGGTAGGGGTGCGGGTAGTCGCCATCGCGCCGGGCATTGTGGAAACCCCCATGATGGCGTCCATTTCCGACGAATACCGCACCGAACTGGAAAACTTGGTGCAATTCCCGAAGCGCATGGCCAAGCCGGAGGAATACGCGGCTCTGGTTGCCGCCATCGTTGACAACGGCTACCTCAACGGCGAAACCATCCGCATTGATGGCGCGCTGCGCATGCCGCCGAGGTGA
- a CDS encoding acetoin utilization protein AcuC produces the protein MTSPKPLLVHTAELLEYSFGDDHPMGPDRVRLAMELSEHFGVLDLFDIVEPPGDCDEYVRLVHSDDYIAALQSGEPHPEAGIGDHEHPVVPELPKVAARVVGATVAATQAVWLGSHSRAVNLSGGLHHASAHAQRGFCMYNDAGAAIQWLLDNGASRVAYIDLDAHHGDGVEEMFWNDPRVLTFSVHESGLYLFPHTGFAHDIGGSEAAGTAINIALPRHVTDIEWLQAVHGIIPPLLQRFRPEIIISQHGADPHVNDPLADLDLSINAMTLAYRSVARWAEKFACGKWVAIGGGGYYRDSVARAWTQVLATVAGAELDLHAKLPPNWQDRARCASDMTLGDVAAEAGLADFRPERIMTNTACAPMVATSKSIFPYWGLEPYRGHAT, from the coding sequence ATGACGTCACCGAAACCGCTTTTAGTTCATACCGCTGAGTTATTGGAATATTCCTTTGGTGACGACCACCCGATGGGTCCGGATCGGGTGCGGCTTGCCATGGAGCTTTCGGAGCACTTCGGGGTGTTAGATCTATTCGATATTGTCGAACCACCCGGTGATTGCGACGAATACGTCCGGTTAGTGCATTCTGACGACTACATTGCGGCGCTACAGTCAGGCGAGCCGCACCCCGAGGCGGGTATCGGTGACCACGAGCACCCGGTGGTGCCGGAGTTGCCGAAAGTGGCGGCTCGGGTGGTCGGCGCCACTGTTGCCGCCACCCAGGCGGTGTGGTTGGGAAGCCATAGCCGTGCCGTGAATCTCTCGGGTGGATTACACCATGCTAGTGCGCATGCCCAGCGTGGTTTTTGCATGTATAACGATGCGGGTGCCGCGATCCAGTGGTTGTTGGATAATGGTGCCTCTCGGGTAGCTTATATCGATTTGGATGCCCACCACGGCGACGGCGTTGAGGAAATGTTTTGGAATGATCCACGTGTATTGACGTTTTCCGTGCATGAGTCCGGGTTGTATCTGTTTCCGCACACAGGTTTTGCCCACGATATCGGTGGTAGTGAAGCGGCTGGCACTGCGATTAATATCGCACTGCCCCGCCATGTCACGGATATTGAGTGGCTGCAGGCGGTGCATGGGATCATTCCACCGCTGTTGCAGCGGTTTCGTCCGGAAATCATCATTTCACAGCATGGGGCTGATCCACATGTTAACGACCCACTTGCTGATCTGGATTTGTCCATCAACGCCATGACGCTGGCGTATCGCAGTGTTGCCCGGTGGGCGGAGAAATTCGCATGCGGCAAGTGGGTGGCAATTGGTGGTGGGGGTTACTATCGGGATTCGGTGGCGCGTGCGTGGACCCAGGTCTTGGCTACTGTCGCGGGTGCCGAGCTTGACTTACACGCAAAACTGCCGCCAAACTGGCAGGACCGTGCCCGCTGCGCTTCCGATATGACCTTAGGTGATGTGGCTGCGGAAGCAGGGTTGGCGGATTTTCGCCCCGAACGCATCATGACGAATACGGCCTGCGCGCCGATGGTAGCCACGTCGAAGTCGATTTTCCCGTATTGGGGGTTGGAGCCCTACCGGGGTCACGCGACCTAA